A genomic segment from Thermodesulfobacteriota bacterium encodes:
- a CDS encoding AI-2E family transporter yields the protein MRRPKPTIHPLLAGASIVIILAGLREIGAVLNIFLVALLLAVTVSPLLNWLLRRGWPRWLSLTITILVVIIILGFVTSLLGVAVNNMVSRAGFYQDKVTELYRAGLDSLAARGIEITEVRKLEVFSPNKIVTYTTKFIENVFSTFGNFFFVVLLMVFILIEFADLTLKADRGMFAPNSWQRRSADVTNDLKKYVSINALTGLMAAVADFVLLLVIGVDFAILWGFLAFLFSFIPNIGFILSVIPPATLALIQFGWVHCVVVVVLYLLINTVVDNVVKPRYLGKEFNMSILVVFLSLLFWGWLLGAIGAILGVPLTMIGKRLWEFMNSDLDGGGHHQSIEAVSNKPVADPAGSKQT from the coding sequence ATGAGAAGGCCAAAACCCACGATACATCCCCTCCTGGCGGGGGCGTCCATAGTCATTATTCTCGCGGGTCTGCGCGAAATAGGCGCCGTTCTGAACATCTTTCTCGTGGCGCTTCTCCTGGCCGTAACCGTCTCGCCGCTCCTCAACTGGCTGCTGAGGCGCGGATGGCCCCGGTGGCTTTCTCTCACGATCACCATACTCGTCGTCATCATCATACTCGGCTTCGTCACGTCCCTTCTCGGCGTCGCCGTGAACAACATGGTCTCCAGGGCGGGCTTCTACCAGGACAAGGTGACGGAGCTCTACCGCGCCGGGCTCGACAGCCTCGCCGCCAGGGGTATCGAAATCACCGAAGTGCGCAAGCTCGAGGTCTTCAGCCCCAACAAGATCGTCACGTATACGACGAAATTTATCGAAAACGTGTTCTCGACGTTCGGCAACTTCTTCTTCGTCGTCCTTCTCATGGTGTTCATACTCATCGAGTTCGCCGACCTTACCCTGAAGGCCGACCGGGGGATGTTCGCGCCAAATTCGTGGCAGCGGAGGTCCGCCGACGTGACGAACGATCTCAAGAAATACGTCTCGATAAACGCCCTCACGGGCCTCATGGCGGCAGTCGCCGATTTTGTCCTCCTCCTCGTGATAGGCGTGGACTTCGCCATACTCTGGGGTTTCCTCGCGTTCCTCTTCAGCTTCATACCGAACATCGGGTTCATACTCTCCGTTATCCCCCCGGCCACGCTCGCGCTCATACAGTTCGGCTGGGTGCACTGCGTCGTAGTCGTCGTTCTCTACCTCCTGATCAACACTGTGGTGGACAACGTCGTGAAGCCCCGCTACCTCGGAAAGGAATTCAACATGTCGATACTCGTCGTCTTCCTTTCGCTGCTCTTCTGGGGATGGCTCCTCGGGGCGATAGGCGCGATCCTCGGCGTCCCGCTCACGATGATTGGCAAACGCTTGTGGGAGTTCATGAACAGCGACCTCGACGGAGGCGGCCATCATCAATCCATCGAGGCAGTCTCGAACAAGCCCGTCGCCGACCCCGCCGGAAGCAAGCAAACGTAG
- a CDS encoding Kazal-type serine protease inhibitor domain-containing protein — MPKRLMLAVFTMLLPLAVAGCAAKAGGGSPSACGGPGGPGCAAGYFCDKPAGTCGEPDTQGTCTEMKPMCTRDWRPVCGCDGRTYGNDCTRIAAGVSKDHDGECAATDVEPDAEKRACGGPENLPCKEGEFCDMPAGTCGAPGETGVCEAITEMCTMEWRPVCGCDGKTYGNDCGRRGAGVSKAADGECAPAQ, encoded by the coding sequence ATGCCGAAAAGATTGATGCTCGCAGTATTCACCATGCTTCTGCCGCTGGCCGTCGCGGGATGTGCGGCGAAAGCCGGGGGCGGCTCGCCTTCCGCCTGCGGAGGCCCCGGCGGCCCCGGATGCGCGGCGGGATACTTCTGCGACAAACCCGCCGGGACCTGCGGCGAGCCCGACACGCAAGGCACGTGCACCGAAATGAAACCGATGTGCACGCGTGACTGGCGGCCGGTTTGCGGGTGCGACGGCAGAACCTACGGCAACGACTGCACGAGGATAGCAGCCGGCGTCTCGAAGGACCACGACGGCGAATGCGCGGCGACGGACGTCGAGCCGGACGCGGAGAAGCGCGCATGCGGCGGGCCGGAGAACCTCCCATGCAAAGAAGGCGAGTTCTGCGACATGCCCGCCGGGACGTGCGGAGCGCCGGGCGAAACGGGCGTCTGCGAAGCCATAACCGAAATGTGCACCATGGAATGGAGGCCCGTCTGCGGATGCGACGGCAAGACCTATGGCAACGACTGCGGCAGGCGCGGCGCCGGGGTCTCGAAGGCCGCCGACGGCGAATGCGCCCCGGCACAATAA
- a CDS encoding alpha/beta fold hydrolase codes for MGEKFRTFDWIELFYTDSGQGEPLIMLHGFTGSSRLDWVETGVFDRMNKCGRRLIMLDARGHGESDKPHEPLSYSGRAMARDVNALARHLGLESYDLVGYSMGARVAVETALMFRGPRSLVLAGFQMRDTYWQWNKAERRAKARNMLADNPKSMCNARARAERSGGDRKALAAWIEGVIVPEYSPADLARVKRPVLVVNGEDDPDAESVAGCFRDGKAVVLDTPHKDILRDKAFPRHTLSFLKKVTVGNGEG; via the coding sequence ATGGGAGAAAAATTCAGAACATTCGACTGGATTGAGCTTTTCTACACGGATTCGGGACAGGGAGAGCCTCTCATAATGCTCCATGGATTTACCGGAAGCTCGAGGCTCGACTGGGTGGAAACGGGGGTATTCGACCGCATGAACAAGTGCGGGCGGAGGCTGATTATGCTCGACGCCCGCGGGCACGGGGAATCCGACAAGCCGCACGAGCCGCTGTCGTACAGCGGACGCGCCATGGCGCGGGACGTGAACGCGCTGGCGCGGCACCTGGGGCTCGAAAGCTACGACCTCGTGGGTTACTCGATGGGGGCGCGCGTGGCCGTCGAAACGGCGCTTATGTTTCGCGGGCCGCGAAGCCTCGTCCTCGCCGGGTTTCAGATGAGGGATACGTACTGGCAGTGGAACAAGGCCGAGCGGAGGGCCAAGGCGAGGAACATGCTCGCCGATAACCCGAAGAGCATGTGCAATGCGCGCGCCCGGGCCGAGAGATCGGGCGGGGACAGGAAGGCGCTGGCGGCGTGGATCGAGGGCGTTATAGTGCCCGAGTATTCGCCGGCGGACCTCGCGCGCGTGAAGCGGCCCGTGCTCGTGGTGAACGGCGAGGACGACCCGGACGCGGAGAGCGTGGCCGGGTGCTTCCGGGACGGGAAGGCCGTCGTGCTCGACACGCCGCACAAGGATATTCTCCGTGACAAGGCTTTTCCGAGGCACACGCTGTCGTTTCTGAAGAAGGTTACGGTGGGGAACGGGGAAGGGTGA
- a CDS encoding GSU2403 family nucleotidyltransferase fold protein — protein sequence MERNNYPLFEEILKRLDENGILDHVVVVGSWAIYLYTEYFKSADYYSTIRTRDVDFLIRLPNRISSKRNFSEIIEDLGFVEELVGDEGYTRYSHPDLIIEFLMKEKGRGFSRPPYIEKLGVTPQPLRFLDLLESGRIEISFNGMSVPVSHPANFALHKLLIASRRNESYKSENDRIQALKLIDHLVDNGEAVSLVVHCPQNGEKSSQPN from the coding sequence GTGGAAAGGAATAATTATCCGCTTTTCGAGGAAATACTGAAAAGACTCGACGAAAACGGGATTCTCGATCATGTTGTCGTAGTCGGCAGCTGGGCCATATATCTTTACACAGAATACTTTAAAAGCGCGGACTATTACTCTACGATAAGAACGAGGGACGTCGATTTTCTCATTCGGCTCCCGAATAGAATCTCATCCAAAAGAAACTTCAGCGAGATAATCGAGGATTTGGGATTCGTCGAGGAGCTCGTCGGAGATGAAGGGTATACGAGATACAGCCATCCGGATTTGATAATAGAGTTTCTGATGAAAGAAAAAGGAAGAGGATTTTCAAGACCTCCCTACATCGAGAAGCTCGGGGTGACACCGCAGCCGCTAAGGTTCCTCGATCTGCTCGAATCGGGAAGAATAGAAATCTCCTTCAATGGCATGTCGGTTCCGGTGTCCCACCCGGCTAATTTCGCCCTTCACAAACTCCTCATAGCATCCAGGAGAAATGAAAGTTATAAAAGCGAGAATGACCGCATACAAGCCTTAAAACTGATAGACCATCTCGTCGATAACGGCGAGGCCGTGTCTCTCGTCGTTCACTGCCCGCAAAATGGCGAAAAGTCGTCACAGCCGAATTGA
- a CDS encoding ion transporter produces MYETIKTRIYDIITPNETRPYAEQLFTLFITALIVFNVVAVILGTVTSLTDKYGRHLSIFNTVSLIIFTVEYILRVWSCTSDPQYASPITGRLKFIFSPLTLLDLIAIIPFVAPFVTTADLRVFRILRILTIFKLTRYSAEFSIFAKVLSSKKTEIIMSAIAVVLLLVLSSTLMYFAEHKMQPHAFSNIPDAMWWAVVTLSTVGYGDILPHTPAGKVIASCVSMLGIAIFAIPAGIIASGFVEEMKKREVTTTVCPHCGQDITRHPSQPAPAPPPPGPPSGPAD; encoded by the coding sequence ATGTACGAAACAATAAAAACCCGAATCTACGATATCATCACCCCGAATGAGACGCGCCCTTACGCGGAGCAGCTTTTCACGCTCTTTATCACCGCGCTCATCGTGTTCAACGTCGTGGCCGTCATACTCGGCACCGTTACTTCCCTGACGGATAAATACGGCCGGCACCTAAGCATCTTCAACACCGTTTCGCTGATCATATTCACCGTGGAATACATCCTCCGCGTGTGGTCGTGCACCTCCGACCCACAATATGCGTCGCCGATCACAGGGAGGTTAAAATTCATATTCTCGCCGCTCACCCTTCTCGACCTCATCGCGATCATACCGTTCGTCGCGCCTTTCGTGACGACGGCCGACCTGAGGGTGTTCAGGATTCTTCGGATTCTTACCATCTTCAAGCTCACGCGCTACTCGGCCGAGTTCAGTATATTTGCCAAGGTGCTTAGCTCGAAGAAGACCGAGATAATAATGTCGGCCATCGCCGTCGTGCTGCTCCTAGTCCTGTCGTCGACGCTCATGTACTTCGCCGAGCACAAAATGCAGCCCCACGCGTTCAGCAACATCCCCGACGCCATGTGGTGGGCGGTCGTGACGCTGAGCACGGTCGGCTACGGCGACATACTGCCGCACACGCCCGCGGGCAAGGTGATAGCCTCGTGCGTATCCATGCTCGGGATCGCCATCTTCGCCATACCCGCCGGCATCATAGCCTCGGGATTCGTCGAGGAGATGAAGAAGAGAGAAGTGACGACGACAGTCTGCCCCCACTGTGGGCAAGACATCACCCGGCATCCGTCACAGCCCGCCCCTGCCCCGCCCCCGCCCGGGCCGCCCTCCGGCCCCGCCGACTAA
- a CDS encoding thaumatin family protein, translated as MSFEEISRFIFSLLLAFFMVMMAVAGGDKATAQSATITINNYCSETIYVGAWPATSITSVSVGGSGVSTPGGWEMARNATATVTVPGNFSGRFWGRTGCSFNSSNTCDPQTVTVNDNNYVIANCCDTGGCLDSGGNFSLDCAQTGLPPSTLAEFTLASGGLDAYDVSMVDGGNIPVEIIPDSSDYDCSTNGNCTFTGNLPGTDSPDCTQDSDCYPLFGNGYKWKCNIPSSQQTGLCVNPFFCGSPGCTATAGCAPNGLNQSLLPGSSWGGGNFAVSEASCPSDMQLLDNQNQGSTYVGCFGPQKYCRQSCSQDGDCGPPYTFNCGSSGYCEYQDGTVIGADCDSSVSDTTYGQLWGCTGVNAASCFTAGAGNDCCGCPSWAPGFSGTSNGACIGGNNPAWQQNAEPSQGIFNSASPTAYAFPYDDSIKLFNCQTATAGQPVNYTVNFCPKDTDGDGVQNSADADSDNDGVPDSTEAFPTAVNAVPRLTLPPDDPDGDGIPNHLDLDSDNDGLPDHYECGGTDDADKDGVVDSFADSNGDGLDDGAALTCGDTDGDGLPDFMDTDSDNDGAPDFVEQGGVDSDGDGKPDSTADSDRDGLLDIFDPETGTPLEIRDSDGDGKPDHLDAEDDGENVVPPGPGCSLAPASAAGASAVQMLVFMSVPTLIFARRKFRARTSPADHDKP; from the coding sequence ATGAGCTTTGAGGAAATCTCTCGCTTTATCTTTTCGTTACTACTGGCTTTTTTCATGGTCATGATGGCCGTGGCGGGGGGCGACAAGGCTACCGCTCAAAGCGCTACGATCACGATTAACAACTACTGCTCGGAGACTATCTACGTCGGGGCGTGGCCCGCTACGAGCATAACGTCCGTCTCCGTCGGCGGCTCGGGAGTTTCGACCCCCGGCGGATGGGAGATGGCCCGGAACGCTACGGCGACGGTAACAGTCCCCGGCAACTTCTCGGGACGGTTCTGGGGCCGGACAGGATGCAGCTTCAATTCCTCCAACACCTGCGACCCGCAGACCGTGACGGTCAACGACAACAACTACGTAATCGCCAACTGCTGCGACACGGGCGGCTGCCTCGACTCGGGCGGCAATTTCTCGCTCGACTGCGCGCAGACGGGCCTCCCCCCGTCAACCCTCGCCGAGTTCACGCTCGCCTCGGGCGGGCTCGACGCCTACGACGTCAGCATGGTCGACGGCGGCAACATCCCCGTCGAAATAATCCCCGACTCCTCGGACTATGACTGCTCGACTAACGGCAACTGCACGTTCACCGGTAACCTCCCCGGCACCGACTCGCCCGACTGTACGCAGGATTCGGACTGCTATCCGCTCTTCGGCAACGGCTACAAGTGGAAATGCAACATCCCCTCGAGCCAGCAAACCGGCCTCTGCGTAAACCCGTTCTTCTGCGGGAGCCCCGGGTGCACCGCCACGGCGGGCTGCGCCCCGAACGGCCTTAATCAATCCCTGCTCCCGGGCTCGTCCTGGGGCGGCGGCAACTTCGCCGTCTCCGAGGCCTCGTGCCCGTCGGACATGCAGCTACTCGACAACCAGAACCAGGGCTCGACATACGTCGGCTGCTTCGGCCCGCAAAAATACTGCAGGCAGTCGTGCTCCCAGGACGGCGACTGCGGCCCTCCCTACACGTTTAACTGCGGCTCCTCGGGCTACTGCGAATACCAGGACGGCACGGTCATAGGGGCCGACTGCGACTCCTCCGTAAGCGACACCACGTACGGCCAGCTCTGGGGATGCACCGGGGTCAACGCCGCGTCGTGCTTCACGGCGGGCGCGGGCAACGACTGCTGCGGATGCCCGTCGTGGGCCCCCGGATTCTCCGGGACGTCCAACGGCGCGTGCATCGGCGGCAACAACCCGGCGTGGCAGCAGAACGCCGAGCCCTCGCAGGGGATATTCAACAGCGCGAGCCCGACGGCCTACGCCTTCCCCTACGACGACTCGATCAAGCTCTTCAACTGCCAGACGGCCACGGCGGGCCAGCCGGTGAACTACACCGTCAACTTCTGCCCGAAGGACACGGACGGCGACGGCGTTCAGAACTCCGCCGATGCGGATTCGGACAACGACGGGGTGCCCGATTCGACCGAGGCCTTCCCCACGGCGGTTAACGCGGTTCCGCGTCTTACGCTCCCTCCGGACGACCCGGACGGCGACGGAATCCCGAATCATCTCGACCTCGACTCGGACAACGACGGCCTCCCCGACCACTACGAATGCGGAGGCACGGACGACGCCGACAAGGACGGCGTGGTGGACAGCTTCGCCGACTCCAACGGCGACGGCCTCGACGACGGCGCTGCGCTCACGTGCGGCGACACGGACGGCGACGGCCTTCCCGACTTCATGGATACGGATTCGGACAACGACGGCGCGCCGGACTTCGTCGAGCAGGGCGGTGTGGATTCCGACGGCGACGGCAAGCCGGATTCGACCGCCGACTCCGACCGCGACGGCCTCCTCGACATATTCGATCCCGAAACGGGCACGCCGCTCGAAATCCGGGACTCCGACGGCGACGGCAAGCCCGACCATCTCGACGCCGAGGACGACGGCGAGAACGTAGTACCGCCCGGCCCCGGGTGCAGCCTCGCCCCGGCGAGCGCAGCCGGAGCGTCCGCAGTGCAGATGCTCGTCTTTATGTCGGTACCCACGCTAATCTTCGCCCGGCGAAAATTCCGCGCCCGGACAAGCCCCGCGGATCACGATAAGCCATAG